A genomic region of Raphanus sativus cultivar WK10039 chromosome 6, ASM80110v3, whole genome shotgun sequence contains the following coding sequences:
- the LOC108809253 gene encoding uncharacterized protein LOC108809253 codes for MEELQHCSHECALTSSETVASSICNICNKDELVKFTCKPCNFDLCEACSKLPSSVSHDFHPDHPLVLCQRKYDKKPARVVCSGCGNMSSGSFYKCKECEIYLDLDCALMENIIKGWDAKELLHDSHAHLLTRCRPGHGDARGSCLLCELPLSPSAICYGCIHCYCFLHERCLDLPTKIQHPIHPAHPLRRLSFLRFFCEKTCDACGLGFISAPFGCVDCNLHIHLRCADTLLRGLMHKSHRHRLFYVSSTDASGVFGRNNPCQICKGACMMSLNSYYHCVECGLKFHFECLRIPKSVLKKSHHIHPLVCKKFIAEEDDSLEYCGVCETKLHRGHHVYSCNECGFLGHIECILNEKAPPSPLRLKDLYSNDNDKEGPPANGGDFEVKQLENKLMVTGIEHIHVMRPVSMSELDGPLKCHICKENIRGGSPFKCEICDFQAHQFCADLGRQSTHPLHSNHLLILLPKLPARALRMDCDICKEEIYGFSLFCRICSFVIGINLNY; via the exons ATGGAAGAACTCCAGCATTGCTCCCATGAATGTGCGTTGACTTCGTCGGAGACCGTTGCTAGCAGCATCTGCAACATCTGCAACAAAGATGAACTTGTCAAGTTCACTTGTAAACCTTGCAACTTCGATCTATGCGAAGCTTGTTCCAAGCTCCCCTCAAGCGTGTCACATGATTTTCACCCAGACCATCCTCTTGTCTTGTGTCAACGCAAGTATGATAAAAAACCTGCACGCGTCGTCTGTTCAGGGTGTGGAAACATGTCTTCTGGATCCTTCTACAAGTGTAAAGAGTGTGAAATCTACTTGGATCTTGATTGTGCGCTCATGGAGAACATCATTAAGGGCTGGGATGCAAAAGAACTCCTCCATGACAGCCATGCACACTTGCTTACGAGGTGTAGACCAGGACATGGCGACGCTAGAGGCTCTTGCCTTCTCTGTGAGCTTCCCCTCTCCCCATCTGCTATATGTTATGGCTGCATCCATTGCTACTGTTTTTTACATGAGCGATGCCTTGATCTTCCTACAAAAATTCAGCATCCCATCCATCCGGCCCACCCACTCAGACGCCTCTCTTTCCTAcgatttttttgtgaaaaaacttGTGATGCGTGTGGACTTGGTTTTATTAGTGCCCCCTTTGGTTGTGTAGATTGCAATCTTCACATTCACTTGAGGTGTGCAGACACCTTGTTGCGCGGTCTTATGCACAAGTCTCACCGTCACAGATTGTTTTATGTATCTTCCACTGATGCTAGCGGAGTTTTTGGAAGAAACAATCCGTGCCAAATATGCAAGGGAGCTTGTATGATGTCTCTCAATTCCTATTATCACTGTGTGGAATGTGGTTTGAAGTTTCATTTTGAGTGTCTTCGGATACCTAAGTCTGTGCTTAAGAAGTCTCATCACATTCATCCACTCGTGTGCAAAAAATTCATAGCCGAGGAAGATGATTCTCTAGAGTATTGTGGCGTCTGCGAGACAAAACTGCACCGAGGACATCATGTTTATTCCTGCAATGAGTGTGGTTTTCTTGGCCACATTGAATGCATTCTAAACGAG AAAGCGCCGCCTTCCCCATTGCGCTTGAAAGATCTATATTCAAATGACAATGATAAGGAGGGACCACCGGCAAATGGAGGAGACTTTGAAGTAAAACAATTAGAAAACAAACTTATG GTTACTGGCATTGAGCATATTCATGTCATGAGACCGGTCAGCATGAGTGAGCTTGATGGCCCTCTAAAATGTCACATATGTAAGGAGAACATACGTGGTGGTAGCCCATTTAAATGCGAGATCTGCGATTTCCAAGCACATCAATTTTGTGCTGACTTGGGAAGACAGTCAACACATCCACTTCATTCCAACCATCTTCTGATACTCCTGCCAAAGCTCCCTGCAAGGGCTTTAAGAATGGATTGTGACATCTGTAAAGAGGAAATATATGGATTTAGTCTCTTCTGTCGCATTTGCAGTTTTGTCATTGGTAtcaatctaaactattaa
- the LOC108810496 gene encoding uncharacterized protein LOC108810496 — protein sequence MAEEFQHFSHGCALTSPKIIAYGICNICNKDKPVQFCCNLCKFDLCKACSKLPHKVWHDFHSDHSLEFCLRQYDQKAAHIVCSACGNMSSGSFYKCKECETYLDLDCALMENIFRGWDVKEMLHYSHLHMLRRSRPGPDVEGSSCLLCDLPLSPSTICFGCVHCYLFFHESCLDCPTEIRHHPVHPKHSLRRIDYKQNCGGGRKCNACGDNIVNGPFGCLECGFDLHLRCADSLLRGLLHKSHRHRLFYVATKARLTFSRGTPCQICSGSSMLSLDCFYQCVECDLYFHFECLGIPESVVRKSFHAHPLVCTVFKAHDDSLDYCGVCETVVHAGHHVYNCEKCDFLGHIECILRKEAPSPLYVKELYSCAEDATREADKGDCESNELQLVVNDIDHRHVMRPDHVSELEDLYCSMCDGEILGSPYKCESCSFQTHNFCAELGKPSIQRRHCNHPSTLMPEPDARAVTKCDICKKKVTGFNLLCRICNRVIDISCALKAKQSLGELGRKVTGTWVGRCMNKHNFVQVMVSMSHPTACAICDEKMYGKVVSCLTCEELYHSRCIGAREQVLRDHPLHYDHWLRFSIIGGSQCIVCKHNVTKYGFTCSTCELCFHVKCTEAADTSITIEFHDHYLYNFWIDEPQLSRACNVCARPCDGSFYGCIVCNFSAHVQCIGFPSDVKSQRHEHIVILIFVRGSVTCSLCGFQGSGDIYRCNYCHEFFHTKCMMSMDDREAATEEEQLKEIYFMHFDGALFNNHLRYNDSKWSSETIWRYGQGR from the exons ATGGCAGAAGAGTTCCAGCATTTTTCCCATGGATGCGCGTTGACTTCACCAAAGATCATCGCATATGGCATCTGCAACATTTGCAACAAAGACAAACCTGTCCAGTTTTGTTGTAATCTTTGTAAGTTCGATCTATGCAAAGCCTGCTCCAAGCTACCGCACAAGGTGTGGCACGATTTCCATTCGGACCACTCTCTCGAGTTCTGTCTACGCCAATATGATCAGAAAGCTGCACACATCGTTTGTTCAGCGTGTGGCAACATGTCTTCTGGCTCTTTCTACAAGTGTAAAGAGTGTGAGACGTATTTGGATTTGGATTGTGCTCTCATGGAGAACATCTTCAGAGGCTGGGATGTCAAAGAAATGCTTCATTACAGCCATCTTCATATGCTCAGAAGAAGTAGACCAGGACCCGATGTGGAAGGCTCATCTTGTCTTCTGTGTGATCTTCCTCTCTCTCCTTCCACAATATGTTTTGGCTGTGTTCATTGTTACTTGTTCTTTCACGAAAGCTGCCTTGATTGCCCGACTGAGATTCGTCATCATCCAGTGCATCCGAAACACTCTCTCAGACGCATTGATTACAAACAAAACTGTGGTGGTGGTAGGAAGTGTAATGCCTGCGGAGACAACATAGTAAATGGACCGTTTGGTTGTCTAGAATGCGGTTTTGATCTTCACCTGAGGTGTGCAGATTCCTTGTTGAGAGGTCTACTACATAAGTCTCATCGACATAGGTTGTTCTATGTTGCTACTAAAGCTCGTCTTACTTTTAGTAGAGGAACTCCATGTCAGATATGCAGTGGATCTTCTATGCTCTCTCTAGATTGCTTTTATCAATGCGTGGAATGTGACTTGTACTTTCATTTTGAGTGTCTTGGAATTCCTGAGTCTGTGGTCAGGAAATCGTTTCACGCTCATCCACTAGTTTGTACAGTATTCAAAGCCCACGACGATTCTTTGGACTACTGCGGCGTCTGTGAGACAGTGGTTCATGCAGGACATCATGTTTATAACTGTGAGAAATGTGATTTTCTTGGCCATATTGAATGCATTCTACGCAAG gaagCACCTTCGCCATTGTATGTGAAAGAGTTGTATTCATGTGCTGAAGATGCCACAAGAGAAGCAGATAAAGGAGATTGTGAAAGCAATGAACTACAACTAGTG GTTAATGATATCGATCACAGGCATGTAATGAGACCGGACCATGTGAGTGAGCTTGAAGATCTATATTGCAGCATGTGTGATGGAGAAATACTTGGTAGCCCATATAAATGCGAGAGTTGCAGCTTCCAGACGCATAATTTTTGTGCAGAGCTAGGGAAACCATCGATACAACGACGTCATTGCAACCACCCTTCGACACTAATGCCGGAGCCTGATGCACGTGCTGTTACAAAATGTGacatttgcaaaaaaaaagtaactggGTTCAATCTCTTATGTCGCATATGCAACCGGGTCATCGACATTAGTTGCGCTTTGAAAGCTAAGCAATCGCTTGGGGAGTTAGGGAGAAAGGTCACTGGAACATGGGTAGGACGTTGCATGAACAAGCATAACTTCGTTCAGGTTATGGTCTCTATGTCACATCCGACTGCTTGTGCTATTTGTGATGAGAAGATGTATGGAAAGGTCGTGTCATGTTTAACATGTGAAGAACTGTATCATTCTCGTTGTATTGGAGCTCGTGAACAAGTACTACGCGATCATCCACTTCATTATGATCACTGGCTTCGCTTTTCAATTATAGGTGGATCTCAGTGCATTGTCTGCAAACataatgttacaaaatatgGCTTTACTTGTAGCACTTGCGAGCTTTGCTTCCATGTGAAATGCACTGAAGCGGCGGACACATCAATAACGATCGAGTTTCACGATCACTATCTCTATAACTTCTGGATCGATGAGCCGCAGTTGAGTCGGGCATGCAATGTTTGTGCAAGACCGTGTGATGGATCATTCTACGGATGTATCGTTTGTAATTTCAGTGCACATGTACAATGTATTGGGTTTCCAAGTGATGTGAAGAGCCAACGACATGAACATATTGTGATCCTAATATTTGTTCGTGGCTCTGTAACATGTTCTCTATGTGGATTCCAAGGCTCTGGTGACATATACAGATGCAACTACTGCCATGAATTCTTTCACACCAAATGCATGATGTCAATG GATGACCGTGAAGCTGCAACAGAAGAGGAACAACTTAAAGAAATCTATTTTATGCACTTCGATGGTGCTCTCTTCAACAACCATCTTAGATACAATGACTCCAAGTGGTCATCTGAGACAATCTGGAGATATGGGCAGGGTCGATGA
- the LOC130496566 gene encoding protein VACUOLELESS GAMETOPHYTES produces the protein MRDERSLVQVMVSRSYLTPCVICDEKLCGKALSCMVCEDKYHPWCFKARDQMLFGHPLHSDHMIIISLKSRGSECIACKLKIVEYGYHCEICKVNFHVKCIKGVQVSGIGSHKHTLYNFLMDDNSQFTPTCNVCARLCGVSLYGCIDCNFSAHVECIGFPINVKNQRHRHIVTQMYSMFNDRKCCFLCGSKGRDWMYSCKNCSLVFHMECIIPMGYRKAAGEEKEQQQISIVDIDLQKLLGPKIEYQFV, from the exons ATGAGAGATGAGCGTAGTTTAGTTCAAGTTATGGTCTCTAGGTCATATCTAACTCCTTGCGTTATATGTGATGAGAAGCTGTGTGGAAAGGCCCTATCATGTATGGTGTGTGAAGATAAATATCACCCTTGGTGTTTTAAAGCTCGGGACCAAATGTTATTTGGCCATCCACTTCATTCTGATCACATGATCATCATTTCATTGAAAAGCAGAGGATCTGAGTGCATTGCTTGCAAACTAAAGATTGTAGAGTATGGCTATCATTGTGAAATTTGCAAAGTCAATTTCCATGTGAAATGCATCAAAGGGGTGCAGGTATCAGGAATTGGGTCTCACAAGCACACTCTCTATAACTTCTTGATGGATGATAACTCGCAGTTCACTCCAACTTGTAATGTTTGTGCAAGACTGTGTGGTGTGTCACTCTACGGATGTATTGATTGTAACTTCAGTGCCCATGTTGAGTGTATTGGGTTCCCTATTAATGTGAAAAACCAACGGCATCGGCATATTGTCACACAGATGTATTCTATGTTCAATGATAGGAAATGTTGTTTTCTATGTGGATCAAAGGGAAGGGATTGGATGTATTCTTGCAAGAATTGCAGTCTTGTTTTTCATATGGAATGCATAATTCCCATG GGTTACCGCAAGGCTGCCGGAGAGGAGAAAGAACAGCAACAAATATCTATTGTTGATATTGATCTCCAGAAGCTTCTTGGACCAAAAATTGAATATCAGTTTGTTTGA